Proteins encoded by one window of Dreissena polymorpha isolate Duluth1 chromosome 11, UMN_Dpol_1.0, whole genome shotgun sequence:
- the LOC127850495 gene encoding zinc transporter Slc39a7-like: MCIAELFVTQMYTSTKMQNKRRNLHFCLLSIGVLTYVAINFTNGQHHGHAHDEPASFKYSQQANEEPPAADVNHGHAHSHGHGGHGHAHKHGDHGHAHSHGSNDHGHAHSHGGNDHGHAHSHGGNDHGHAHSHGGNDHGHAHSHGGGNHGHSHGKKDQGHVHSHGKEKQEPVKKSEPKQEPLKKSEPKVKNTGMKLWIEALSATAIISVSPVFILLFIPLDNTDQHQPLLKILLSFASGGLLGDAFLHLIPHAVAPHSHGGEDHGHSHDHGHSHGEGGHSHDMSVGLWVLAGIITFLIVEKFVRIVKGGHSHSHSHAPPAVADKKDEKQSKDDKKKSDDDTESSDKKTETDKKTDETKHVEVVEDIKVAGYLNLAADFAHNFTDGLAIGASFMMGQSLGIITTITIFLHEIPHEIGDFAILVQSGCTKKKAMMLQFSTAIGAMLGTVCSLFAEGIGNEATAWILPFTAGGFIYIATVSVIPELLEDTKLGQSIKEICALLVGVYMMVLIGQYE, from the exons ATGTGCATCGCTGAGCTTTTTGTGACACAGATGTACACGTCTACGAAAATGCAAAACAAGAGACGTAATTTACACTTTTGCTTGCTTTCAATCGGCGTTCTCACGTATGTTGCAATTAATTTCACGAACGGACAACATCATGGACACGCGCACGATGAACCGGCGTCGTTTAAATATTCACAGCAGGCAAACGAAGAGCCACCGGCTGCGGATGTGAACCACGGCCACGCACACAGTCATGGACACGGAGGACACGGGCATGCTCACAAGCATGGAGATCATGGTCACGCACATTCCCATGGTAGCAATGATCATGGTCACGCACATTCCCATGGTGGCAATGATCATGGTCACGCACATTCCCATGGTGGCAATGATCATGGTCACGCACATTCCCATGGTGGCAATGATCATGGTCACGCACATTCCCATGGTGGTGGTAATCATGGCCACTCGCATGGGAAGAAGGATCAAGGCCATGTACATTCGCACGGTAAAGAAAAACAGGAGCCTGTGAAAAAGTCCGAACCAAAACAGGAGCCTCTGAAGAAGTCCGAACCAAAAGTAAAGAATACTGGTATGAAACTCTGGATAGAGGCTTTGTCTGCCACAGCAATAATCAGTGTATCGCCTGTATTTATTCTACTGTTCATTCCACTTGACAATACTGACCAACATCAACCTCTTCTGAAGATTCTGCTCAGCTTTGCGTCTGGTGGATTGCTGGGAGATGCTTTTCTACATTTGATTCCTCATGCTGTGGCCCCACATTCACATGGTGGTGAAGACCACGGCCATTCACATGATCACGGACATTCGCATGGCGAAGGGGGCCATTCTCATGACATGTCGGTAGGTCTTTGGGTCCTCGCTGGGATCATCACTTTCCTTATCGTGGAGAAGTTTGTAAGGATTGTGAAAGGTGGACACTCGCACTCACATTCTCATGCACCACCAGCAGTTGCAGACAAGAAGGATGAGAAGCAAAGCAAAGATGACAAGAAAAAGTCTGATGATGACACGGAATCCTCTGACAAAAAAACTGAAACTGACAAAAAGACAGATGAGACTAAACATGTAGAAG TTGTGGAAGATATTAAGGTGGCTGGCTACCTCAACCTGGCTGCAGATTTTGCTCACAACTTTACGGATGGGCTAGCAATTGGTGCTTCATTCATGATGGGGCAGAGCTTGGGAATCATCACAACAATAACTATCTTCCTGCATGAAATTCCTCATGAGATTGGTGATTTCGCCATACTGGTACAATCTGGTTGTACAAAGAAAAAG GCAATGATGCTGCAGTTTAGCACAGCCATTGGGGCGATGCTGGGGACCGTCTGCAGTCTGTTTGCAGAGGGTATCGGAAACGAAGCCACAGCCTGGATCTTGCCATTCACCGCTGGTGGCTTCATTTACATCGCTACTGTGTCTGTAATACCTGAGCTTCTAGAGGACACAAAGCTTGGGCAGTCCATTAAAGAGATCTGTGCTCTACTTGTCGGTGTTTACATGATGGTTCTTATAGGGCAATATGAGTAA